One stretch of Amycolatopsis sp. 195334CR DNA includes these proteins:
- a CDS encoding metal-sulfur cluster assembly factor, protein MSETEVSGVPAHREGRTAADLPEQQAPAADLAKVEDLEEAMRDVVDPELGINVVDLGLVYGIHVEPDNTATIDMTLTSAACPLTDVIEDQTASVLTGGAGLVSDFRINWVWMPPWGPEKITEDGRDQLRALGFTM, encoded by the coding sequence ATGAGCGAGACCGAGGTTTCCGGGGTTCCCGCCCACCGCGAGGGGCGCACCGCCGCCGACCTGCCGGAGCAGCAGGCGCCGGCCGCCGACCTGGCCAAGGTCGAGGACCTGGAGGAGGCCATGCGCGACGTGGTCGACCCCGAACTGGGCATCAACGTGGTCGACCTCGGGCTGGTGTACGGCATCCACGTGGAGCCGGACAACACCGCCACCATCGACATGACGCTGACCTCGGCGGCCTGCCCGCTGACCGACGTGATCGAGGACCAGACCGCCTCGGTGCTCACCGGCGGTGCCGGGCTGGTGTCGGACTTCCGGATCAACTGGGTCTGGATGCCGCCGTGGGGCCCGGAGAAGATCACCGAAGACGGCCGGGACCAGCTGCGCGCACTCGGCTTCACGATGTAG
- the sufU gene encoding Fe-S cluster assembly sulfur transfer protein SufU — translation MQLQSMYQEIILDHYKNPHGRGLREPFDAESFQVNPTCGDEVTLRVKLDGTTVADISYEGQGCSISQASTSVLNDLVVGHTVEEAMTTLDAFVELMQGRGQVEPDEDVLEDGIAFAGVAKYPARVKCALLGWMAFKDAVARTANGEAK, via the coding sequence ATGCAACTGCAGAGCATGTACCAGGAAATCATCCTGGACCACTACAAGAACCCGCACGGCCGCGGCCTGCGGGAGCCGTTCGACGCCGAGTCGTTCCAGGTGAACCCCACCTGCGGTGACGAGGTGACGCTGCGGGTCAAGCTCGACGGCACGACCGTCGCGGACATCTCCTACGAGGGGCAGGGCTGCTCGATCAGCCAGGCCTCGACCTCCGTGCTGAACGATCTGGTCGTCGGGCATACCGTGGAGGAGGCGATGACCACGCTGGACGCCTTCGTCGAGCTGATGCAGGGGCGTGGCCAGGTGGAGCCGGACGAGGACGTGCTCGAGGACGGCATCGCCTTCGCCGGGGTGGCGAAGTACCCGGCGCGCGTGAAGTGCGCGCTGCTGGGCTGGATGGCGTTCAAGGACGCCGTCGCGCGGACTGCGAACGGAGAGGCGAAATGA
- a CDS encoding cysteine desulfurase, whose amino-acid sequence MTTTAADSVPLDVAALRADFPILSRTVRDGKPLVYLDSGATAQRPAQVLDAERRFLETANAAVHRGAHQLAEEATDAYENARARIAEFVGATPGELVFTKNATEGFNLVAYAMSNAATSGPEAARFAIGEGDEIVITEMEHHANLVPWQQLAQRTGAKLRWFGVTDEGRLDLSELDSLITERTKLVAFTHQSNVLGTVNPVAELVAAAKRVGALTLLDACQSVPHAPVDLTALGVDFATFSGHKMLGPSGIGVLYGRRELLEAMPPFITGGSMIELVRMEGSTFAPPPQRFEAGSPMTSQAVGLGAAVDYLSAAGMDAIAAHEHRLTEAALAGLGEIAGVRIIGPTDLADRGGAVSFVIDGVHPHDAGQVLDSLGVAVRVGHHCAWPLHRRMGVPATVRASFYLYNEPSEVDALVRGVREAQRFFGVA is encoded by the coding sequence TTGACCACCACCGCCGCCGACTCTGTGCCCTTGGACGTCGCCGCCCTGCGCGCCGACTTCCCCATCCTGTCCCGCACCGTCCGGGACGGGAAACCCTTGGTGTACTTGGATTCCGGGGCCACCGCCCAGCGACCGGCGCAGGTGCTCGACGCCGAGCGCCGGTTCCTCGAGACGGCCAACGCCGCGGTGCACCGCGGTGCGCACCAGCTCGCCGAGGAGGCGACCGACGCCTACGAGAACGCCCGCGCGCGCATCGCGGAGTTCGTCGGCGCCACCCCGGGTGAGCTGGTGTTCACCAAGAACGCCACCGAGGGCTTCAACCTGGTCGCCTACGCGATGAGCAACGCGGCGACCTCCGGCCCCGAGGCCGCGCGGTTCGCCATCGGCGAGGGCGACGAGATCGTCATCACCGAGATGGAGCACCACGCGAACCTGGTGCCGTGGCAGCAGCTGGCCCAGCGGACCGGGGCGAAGCTGCGCTGGTTCGGCGTGACCGACGAGGGCAGGCTCGACCTGTCCGAACTGGACTCGCTGATCACCGAGCGCACCAAGCTGGTCGCCTTCACCCACCAGTCGAACGTGCTGGGCACAGTCAACCCGGTGGCGGAACTGGTCGCGGCGGCGAAGCGGGTCGGCGCGCTGACCCTGCTCGACGCCTGCCAGTCGGTGCCGCACGCGCCGGTCGACCTGACCGCGCTCGGCGTGGACTTCGCCACCTTCTCCGGGCACAAGATGCTCGGCCCGTCCGGGATCGGCGTGCTCTACGGCCGCCGGGAACTGCTCGAGGCGATGCCGCCGTTCATCACCGGCGGCTCGATGATCGAGCTGGTCCGGATGGAGGGCTCCACCTTCGCGCCGCCGCCGCAGCGGTTCGAGGCCGGTTCGCCGATGACCTCGCAGGCGGTCGGCCTCGGTGCCGCGGTGGACTACCTGTCCGCGGCCGGGATGGACGCGATCGCCGCGCACGAGCACCGGCTCACCGAGGCGGCGCTGGCCGGGCTCGGCGAGATCGCCGGGGTCCGGATCATCGGGCCGACGGACCTGGCCGACCGCGGCGGGGCGGTGTCCTTCGTGATCGACGGGGTGCACCCGCACGACGCCGGTCAGGTGCTGGACAGCCTGGGCGTCGCGGTGCGCGTCGGCCACCACTGCGCGTGGCCGCTGCACCGGCGGATGGGCGTGCCCGCCACCGTGCGCGCGTCGTTCTACCTGTACAACGAGCCGTCCGAAGTGGACGCACTGGTGCGCGGCGTGCGCGAGGCGCAGCGCTTCTTCGGGGTGGCTTGA
- the sufC gene encoding Fe-S cluster assembly ATPase SufC, with amino-acid sequence MATLEIKDLHASVTTDEGAKEILKGVNLTIRSGETHAIMGPNGSGKSTLSYAIAGHPKYEVTSGQVLLDGEDVLEMSVDERARAGLFLAMQYPVEVPGVSMSNFLRTAATAVRGEAPKLRHWVKEVKEEMGKLDISAEFAERSVNEGFSGGEKKRHEILQLALLKPKFAVLDETDSGLDVDALRVVSEGVNDYKANNEVGVMLITHYTRILKHITPDFVHVFAGGKIVESGGVELADELEANGYVKYAGKAETAKV; translated from the coding sequence ATGGCCACTCTGGAAATCAAGGACCTGCACGCCTCGGTCACCACCGACGAGGGCGCCAAGGAGATCCTCAAGGGCGTCAACCTGACCATCCGCTCGGGTGAGACGCACGCGATCATGGGTCCCAACGGCTCCGGCAAGTCGACCCTGTCCTACGCCATCGCCGGCCACCCGAAGTACGAGGTCACCTCGGGCCAGGTGCTGCTCGACGGCGAGGACGTGCTCGAGATGAGCGTGGACGAGCGCGCCCGCGCCGGGCTGTTCCTCGCCATGCAGTACCCGGTCGAGGTGCCCGGCGTCTCCATGTCGAACTTCCTGCGCACCGCGGCCACCGCGGTCCGTGGCGAGGCCCCCAAGCTGCGCCACTGGGTCAAGGAGGTCAAGGAGGAGATGGGCAAGCTGGACATCTCCGCCGAGTTCGCCGAGCGCAGCGTGAACGAGGGCTTCTCCGGCGGCGAGAAGAAGCGCCACGAGATCCTGCAGCTGGCGCTGCTCAAGCCGAAGTTCGCCGTGCTCGACGAGACCGACTCCGGCCTCGACGTGGACGCACTGCGCGTGGTCTCCGAGGGCGTCAACGACTACAAGGCGAACAACGAGGTCGGCGTCATGCTGATCACCCACTACACCCGGATCCTCAAGCACATCACGCCGGATTTCGTGCACGTGTTCGCCGGCGGGAAGATCGTCGAGTCCGGCGGCGTTGAACTGGCCGATGAACTCGAGGCCAACGGCTACGTGAAGTACGCGGGCAAGGCCGAGACCGCCAAGGTCTAG
- the sufD gene encoding Fe-S cluster assembly protein SufD, protein MTATTENNVSAAARESVIPAASRAERFASYDVEAFEVPGGREENWRFTPMKRLRGLHDGSAVADGRITVEADLAPELKLETVGRDDERLGAAGVPSDRIAAQAYSAFETATVVTVPKETQASAPSVVRLVGPGEGKTAFGHLQVRAEAFAEAVLILDHAGSGTYADNVEFVIGDSAKITVVSVQDWADDAVHVSEQHLKLGRDAVLKHTVVTLGGDLVRVSPTATFAEPGGEVELLGVYFADAGQHQEHRLFVDHAVPHCKSNVMYKGALQGDGAHAVWIGDVLIRAAAEATDTYELNRNLVLTEGARADSVPNLEIETGEIEGAGHASATGRFDDEQLFYLQSRGIAEEQARRLVVRGFFHEILAKITVPEVRERLEAAIEAELQAVGA, encoded by the coding sequence ATGACGGCTACGACAGAGAACAACGTTTCGGCCGCCGCACGGGAGTCGGTCATTCCGGCCGCCTCCCGCGCGGAGCGGTTCGCCTCCTACGACGTCGAGGCCTTCGAGGTCCCCGGTGGCCGTGAGGAGAACTGGCGCTTCACGCCGATGAAGCGCCTGCGCGGCCTGCACGACGGCAGCGCCGTCGCCGACGGCCGGATCACCGTGGAGGCCGACCTGGCCCCCGAGCTGAAGCTGGAGACGGTCGGCCGGGACGACGAGCGCCTCGGCGCCGCGGGCGTGCCGAGCGACCGGATCGCCGCGCAGGCCTACTCCGCCTTCGAGACGGCCACCGTGGTGACCGTGCCGAAGGAGACCCAGGCGTCGGCGCCGAGCGTGGTGCGCCTGGTCGGCCCCGGCGAGGGCAAGACCGCCTTCGGCCACCTGCAGGTGCGCGCCGAGGCGTTCGCCGAGGCCGTGCTCATCCTCGACCACGCCGGTTCGGGCACCTACGCCGACAACGTCGAGTTCGTCATCGGCGACTCGGCGAAGATCACCGTGGTCTCCGTGCAGGACTGGGCCGACGACGCGGTGCACGTCTCCGAGCAGCACCTCAAGCTGGGCCGGGACGCGGTGCTCAAGCACACCGTGGTCACCCTCGGCGGCGACCTGGTGCGCGTGTCGCCGACCGCGACGTTCGCCGAGCCGGGTGGCGAGGTCGAACTGCTCGGCGTGTACTTCGCCGACGCCGGCCAGCACCAGGAGCACCGGCTGTTCGTCGACCACGCGGTGCCGCACTGCAAGTCGAACGTGATGTACAAGGGTGCGCTGCAGGGCGACGGCGCGCACGCGGTGTGGATCGGCGACGTGCTGATCCGCGCGGCCGCCGAGGCCACCGACACCTACGAGCTCAACCGGAACCTGGTGCTCACCGAGGGCGCGCGCGCCGACTCGGTGCCGAACCTGGAGATCGAGACCGGCGAGATCGAGGGCGCGGGCCACGCCAGCGCCACCGGGCGGTTCGACGACGAGCAGCTGTTCTACCTGCAGTCGCGCGGTATCGCCGAGGAGCAGGCGCGCCGGCTGGTGGTGCGCGGGTTCTTCCACGAGATCCTGGCGAAGATCACCGTGCCCGAGGTGCGCGAGCGGCTCGAAGCCGCGATCGAGGCCGAACTGCAAGCCGTCGGCGCCTGA
- the sufB gene encoding Fe-S cluster assembly protein SufB → MTAAAEQRTPTTAPLSQEETIDSLGNYAYGWADSDAAGASARRGLSEDVVLDISAKKSEPEWMRDARLKALKLFDLKPMPNWGADLSGIDFDNIKYFVRSSEKQATSWEELPEDIKNTYDKLGIPEAEKQRLVAGVAAQYESEVVYHSIREDLEKQGVLFLDTDSGLREHPELFQEYFGSVIPAGDNKFSALNTAVWSGGSFIYVPPGVHVDIPLQAYFRINTENMGQFERTLIIVDEGAYVHYVEGCTAPIYQSDSLHSAVVEIIVKKGGRCRYTTIQNWSNNVYNLVTKRAKAEEGATMEWVDGNIGSKVTMKYPSVFLMGEHAKGEVLSVAFAGEGQHQDAGAKMEHLAPHTSSTVVSKSVARGGGRTSYRGLVKVAKRAHHSRSSVVCDALLVDTISRSDTYPYVDIRNDEVSMGHEATVSKVSADQLFYLMSRGLTEEEAMAMVVRGFVEPIARELPMEYALELNRLIELQMEGSVG, encoded by the coding sequence ATGACTGCCGCTGCCGAGCAGCGCACTCCCACCACTGCGCCCCTGTCCCAGGAAGAGACCATCGACTCCCTGGGCAACTACGCGTACGGCTGGGCGGACTCCGATGCCGCCGGGGCCAGCGCCAGGCGCGGCCTCAGCGAGGATGTCGTGCTCGACATCTCGGCGAAGAAGTCCGAGCCGGAGTGGATGCGTGACGCGCGCCTGAAGGCGCTCAAGCTGTTCGACCTCAAGCCGATGCCGAACTGGGGCGCCGACCTCTCGGGCATCGACTTCGACAACATCAAGTACTTCGTGCGCTCCAGCGAGAAGCAGGCCACCAGCTGGGAAGAGCTGCCCGAGGACATCAAGAACACCTACGACAAGCTGGGCATCCCCGAGGCGGAGAAGCAGCGGCTGGTCGCGGGCGTGGCCGCGCAGTACGAGTCCGAGGTCGTCTACCACTCCATCCGCGAGGACCTGGAGAAGCAGGGCGTGCTGTTCCTGGACACCGACTCCGGCCTGCGCGAGCACCCGGAGCTGTTCCAGGAGTACTTCGGCTCGGTCATCCCGGCCGGGGACAACAAGTTCTCCGCGCTGAACACCGCGGTCTGGTCGGGCGGCTCGTTCATCTACGTGCCGCCGGGCGTGCACGTGGACATCCCGCTGCAGGCCTACTTCCGGATCAACACCGAGAACATGGGCCAGTTCGAGCGCACGCTGATCATCGTCGACGAGGGTGCCTACGTGCACTACGTCGAGGGCTGCACGGCGCCGATCTACCAGTCCGACTCGCTGCACTCGGCGGTCGTGGAGATCATCGTGAAGAAGGGCGGCCGCTGCCGCTACACCACGATCCAGAACTGGTCGAACAACGTCTACAACCTGGTCACCAAGCGGGCCAAGGCCGAAGAGGGCGCGACCATGGAGTGGGTCGACGGCAACATCGGCTCCAAGGTCACCATGAAGTACCCGTCGGTCTTCCTGATGGGCGAGCACGCCAAGGGCGAGGTGCTCTCGGTCGCCTTCGCCGGTGAGGGCCAGCACCAGGACGCCGGCGCGAAGATGGAGCACCTGGCGCCGCACACCTCCTCGACCGTGGTGTCGAAGTCGGTGGCGCGCGGCGGTGGCCGCACCTCCTACCGCGGCCTGGTCAAGGTGGCCAAGCGGGCGCACCACTCGCGCTCCAGCGTGGTCTGCGACGCGCTGCTGGTGGACACCATCTCGCGGTCGGACACCTACCCGTACGTGGACATCCGCAACGACGAGGTGTCCATGGGCCACGAGGCCACCGTCTCCAAGGTCAGCGCGGACCAGCTGTTCTACCTGATGTCGCGCGGGCTGACCGAGGAAGAGGCCATGGCGATGGTGGTCCGCGGGTTCGTCGAGCCCATCGCGCGCGAGCTCCCGATGGAGTACGCGCTCGAGCTGAACCGCCTGATCGAGCTGCAGATGGAAGGGTCCGTCGGCTGA
- a CDS encoding metalloregulator ArsR/SmtB family transcription factor yields MKKTGAAQQRRDGDSRPASAGVPVQANADGRTRHEVARLLLEEGPITAAVVAEKVGISPTAVRRHLDTLLDCGEAEALDAPRRGPRGRGRPARAFRLTDSGRARFGHAYDDLAVSAVRFLAEHAGPDAVRAFAESRVAALVEPHRDAVTSSAGPSSRAEALATALTREGYAASTRQVRTGEQLCQHHCPVAHVAAEFPQLCEAETEAFAKLLGTHVQRLATIARGDTACTTHVPAENPRGMEAPSPDGGNPV; encoded by the coding sequence GTGAAAAAGACGGGTGCCGCTCAGCAGCGGCGGGACGGCGACAGCCGCCCCGCCTCCGCCGGCGTGCCCGTCCAGGCCAACGCCGACGGCCGGACCCGGCACGAGGTGGCTCGCCTGCTGCTGGAGGAGGGGCCGATCACGGCCGCGGTGGTCGCCGAGAAGGTCGGCATCAGTCCCACCGCGGTGCGGCGTCACCTCGACACCCTGCTCGACTGCGGGGAAGCCGAGGCGCTCGACGCGCCCCGGCGCGGGCCGCGGGGGAGGGGGCGCCCGGCCAGGGCGTTCCGCCTCACTGACAGCGGCCGGGCCCGCTTCGGGCACGCCTACGACGACCTTGCGGTCTCGGCCGTCCGGTTCCTCGCGGAGCACGCGGGCCCGGACGCCGTCCGCGCGTTCGCCGAGAGCCGCGTCGCGGCTCTGGTGGAGCCCCACCGCGACGCGGTGACCAGCTCCGCCGGGCCGTCCTCCCGGGCGGAGGCCCTCGCCACCGCCCTGACCAGGGAGGGTTACGCTGCCTCGACCCGGCAGGTCCGCACGGGTGAGCAGCTGTGCCAGCACCACTGCCCGGTGGCCCACGTGGCCGCCGAGTTCCCGCAGCTCTGCGAAGCCGAGACCGAGGCCTTCGCGAAGCTGCTGGGCACCCACGTGCAGCGCCTCGCGACCATCGCGCGCGGGGACACCGCCTGCACCACCCACGTACCCGCGGAGAATCCGCGCGGTATGGAAGCACCATCTCCGGACGGAGGGAATCCCGTATGA
- the mptB gene encoding polyprenol phosphomannose-dependent alpha 1,6 mannosyltransferase MptB, with protein sequence METRSPVEPAAPQPLDVTEERALKIIRRFGTTGSLFLAIGSLGAGAAPVINPVLEIPVLRVFARISTVSLAIAATGILMVVIAWLMLGRFARPANARLATPKQLHRALITWVTPLLFIPPLFSRDVYSYLAQSEIVRRGMDPYSLGPAEALGIGDPLTSGVSNMWRETPAPYGPLYLRFGSWLAELSGNNIVTGVMLHRGLAVVGVVLIVWALPRLASRFGVQPATALWLGALNPLLIFHLVAGAHNDALALGLMAAGLELGLRKLPMRVKGDTPPPLAPGELRFIALGVAVITLGVLTKVSAILALPFFTVMVARRWHGGIRDLFRAAAPMAAVFAVVFVGVTLVTGLGFGWIGTLDTPGLVRAWISPTAELGNLGGLLGISLDLGNHTNALVPILGNLGYVAAGVVTVKFIWDSLKWRYRPIIGLGVSLGAVMVLHVALQPWYLLWAAIPLAAAAGTSRFRVAATWSSVVLSLVVFPTGGSFGGRTFVPFQAYTAAIVVVVLALLLVRRMCPLIFTRPDAAAISGALSEAHLDDEVYPGPRQPA encoded by the coding sequence GTGGAGACCAGGTCGCCCGTCGAACCCGCCGCACCCCAGCCGCTGGACGTCACCGAGGAGCGCGCGCTCAAGATCATCCGCCGGTTCGGCACCACCGGGTCGCTGTTCCTCGCCATCGGCTCGCTCGGGGCGGGCGCCGCGCCGGTGATCAACCCGGTGCTGGAGATCCCGGTGCTGCGGGTCTTCGCCCGGATCTCCACGGTCTCGCTGGCCATCGCCGCCACCGGCATCCTGATGGTGGTCATCGCCTGGCTGATGCTCGGCCGGTTCGCCCGCCCGGCCAACGCCCGGCTGGCCACGCCGAAGCAGCTGCACCGCGCGCTGATCACCTGGGTGACCCCGCTGCTGTTCATCCCGCCGCTGTTCTCCCGCGACGTCTACAGCTACCTGGCGCAGAGCGAGATCGTGCGCCGCGGGATGGACCCGTACTCGCTCGGGCCGGCCGAGGCGCTGGGCATCGGCGACCCGCTGACCTCGGGCGTGTCCAACATGTGGCGCGAGACGCCCGCCCCGTACGGGCCGCTCTACCTGCGGTTCGGCAGCTGGCTGGCGGAGCTTTCGGGCAACAACATCGTCACCGGGGTGATGCTGCACCGCGGGCTGGCCGTGGTCGGCGTGGTGCTGATCGTCTGGGCGCTGCCGAGGCTGGCCTCGCGGTTCGGCGTGCAGCCCGCCACCGCGCTCTGGCTGGGCGCGCTGAACCCGCTGCTGATCTTCCACCTGGTCGCCGGGGCGCACAACGACGCGCTGGCGCTCGGGCTGATGGCCGCCGGGCTGGAGCTGGGCCTGCGGAAGCTGCCGATGCGGGTCAAGGGCGACACCCCGCCGCCGCTGGCCCCCGGCGAACTGCGCTTCATCGCGCTCGGCGTGGCGGTGATCACCCTCGGCGTGCTGACCAAGGTGAGCGCGATCCTGGCGCTGCCGTTCTTCACCGTGATGGTGGCGCGGCGCTGGCACGGCGGGATCCGGGACCTGTTCCGCGCGGCCGCGCCGATGGCCGCGGTGTTCGCCGTGGTCTTCGTCGGGGTCACCCTGGTCACCGGGCTCGGCTTCGGCTGGATCGGCACGCTGGACACCCCCGGCCTGGTGCGCGCGTGGATCTCGCCGACCGCGGAACTGGGCAACCTCGGCGGGCTGCTCGGCATTTCACTCGATCTGGGGAACCACACCAACGCGCTGGTGCCGATCCTGGGCAACCTCGGCTACGTGGCCGCCGGGGTGGTCACGGTGAAGTTCATCTGGGACAGCCTGAAGTGGCGGTACCGGCCGATCATCGGGCTGGGCGTCTCGCTCGGCGCGGTGATGGTGCTGCACGTGGCGCTGCAGCCGTGGTACCTGCTCTGGGCGGCGATCCCGCTGGCCGCGGCGGCGGGCACCTCGCGGTTCCGGGTGGCCGCCACGTGGTCGAGCGTGGTGCTCTCGCTGGTGGTCTTCCCCACCGGCGGCAGCTTCGGCGGGCGGACCTTCGTGCCGTTCCAGGCCTACACCGCGGCGATCGTGGTGGTGGTGCTGGCGCTGCTGCTGGTGCGCCGGATGTGCCCGCTGATCTTCACCAGGCCGGACGCCGCGGCCATCTCCGGCGCGCTGTCCGAAGCGCACCTCGACGACGAGGTCTACCCCGGCCCGCGGCAGCCCGCGTGA
- a CDS encoding ABC transporter ATP-binding protein, with the protein MSAPAVEITGLVKRFGSTKKVTAVDGLDLRMPQGTLLALLGPNGAGKTTTVEVCEGFQRPDSGTVRVLGLDPAGQGARLRPRIGVMPQGGGAYPGVRADEMLGLVASCAARPLDPAWLLEVLGLDGVRRTPFKRLSGGQQQRLSLACALVGRPELVFLDEPTAGMDPQARRLVWDLLAALRADGVSVLLTTHLMEEAETLADHVVIVDGGKVIAEGAPSELTAEAGEAAQLRFRARAGLDTKLLSAALPEGYLVRESAPGSYRVEGVVDPQVVSAVTAWCAQQGVLAEELHVGRRDLEEVFLELTGRELRG; encoded by the coding sequence GTGAGTGCACCCGCCGTGGAGATAACCGGGCTGGTGAAGCGCTTCGGATCCACCAAGAAGGTCACCGCCGTCGATGGCCTCGACCTGCGGATGCCGCAGGGCACGCTGCTGGCCCTGCTGGGCCCGAACGGGGCGGGCAAGACGACCACGGTCGAGGTGTGCGAAGGCTTCCAGCGGCCCGATTCCGGGACCGTCCGGGTGCTCGGGCTGGATCCCGCCGGCCAGGGCGCCCGCCTGCGGCCCCGCATCGGCGTGATGCCGCAGGGCGGTGGCGCCTACCCCGGCGTGCGCGCGGACGAGATGCTCGGCCTGGTGGCCTCCTGCGCGGCCCGGCCGCTGGACCCGGCGTGGCTGCTGGAGGTGCTCGGCCTCGATGGCGTGCGGCGGACCCCGTTCAAACGGCTCTCCGGCGGGCAGCAGCAGCGGTTGTCGCTGGCCTGCGCCCTGGTCGGGCGGCCCGAACTGGTGTTCCTCGACGAGCCGACCGCGGGCATGGACCCGCAGGCGCGGCGCCTGGTCTGGGACCTGCTCGCCGCGTTGCGCGCCGACGGCGTCAGCGTGCTGTTGACCACACATCTGATGGAAGAAGCCGAAACGCTCGCCGATCACGTAGTCATCGTCGACGGTGGCAAGGTGATCGCCGAGGGCGCGCCGAGCGAGCTGACCGCCGAGGCCGGGGAAGCCGCGCAACTGCGGTTCCGCGCGCGAGCCGGCCTCGACACGAAGCTGCTCTCGGCGGCGCTGCCCGAGGGGTACCTGGTGCGGGAGTCCGCGCCGGGCAGCTACCGGGTGGAGGGCGTGGTGGACCCGCAGGTGGTCTCCGCGGTCACCGCCTGGTGCGCCCAGCAGGGCGTGCTCGCCGAGGAACTGCACGTGGGCCGCCGCGACCTCGAAGAAGTGTTCCTCGAGCTGACCGGACGGGAGCTGCGCGGATGA
- a CDS encoding ABC transporter permease encodes MTAVKPGREETVSPRFAPGTFAPAPGRGSLVRMLRTHARVETALTLRHGEQILLTLLIPLALLIGLSLLDLLPSGELGPVEAVDWVTPRILALAVMSSAFTGQAIALGFDRRYGVLKRLSATALPRWLLVAGRLLAALVVVAIQAVVLGVVAALLGWSPSPAGLLAGVVFLVFGTFAFGALGVLLGGSLRAEAVLALANVVWFVLLLAGGILLVPAAMPGALGDVVGLLPSGALAEGLRAALLDGRFSWGPVAVLAAWAAAAGALAARTTRLN; translated from the coding sequence ATGACCGCCGTCAAGCCAGGCAGGGAAGAGACCGTGAGCCCTCGTTTCGCACCGGGCACCTTCGCGCCCGCGCCGGGCCGCGGCTCGCTGGTCCGCATGCTGCGCACGCACGCGCGCGTGGAGACCGCGCTGACCCTGCGCCACGGCGAGCAGATCCTGCTCACGCTGCTCATCCCGCTGGCGCTGCTGATCGGGTTGAGCCTGCTGGACCTCCTGCCCTCGGGCGAACTGGGCCCGGTCGAAGCGGTGGACTGGGTGACCCCGCGCATCCTGGCGCTGGCGGTGATGTCCTCGGCGTTCACCGGGCAGGCCATCGCGCTCGGCTTCGACCGGCGCTACGGCGTGCTCAAGCGGTTGTCCGCGACCGCGCTGCCGCGCTGGCTGCTGGTGGCCGGGCGGCTGCTGGCCGCGCTGGTGGTGGTCGCCATCCAGGCCGTGGTGCTGGGGGTGGTGGCCGCGCTGCTGGGCTGGTCGCCGTCGCCGGCCGGACTGCTGGCCGGTGTGGTGTTCCTGGTCTTCGGCACCTTCGCCTTCGGCGCGCTGGGCGTGCTGCTGGGCGGTTCGCTGCGGGCCGAGGCGGTGCTGGCGCTGGCGAACGTGGTGTGGTTCGTGCTGCTGCTGGCCGGCGGCATCCTGCTGGTGCCCGCCGCGATGCCGGGTGCGCTCGGCGACGTGGTCGGCCTGCTGCCCTCGGGCGCGCTGGCCGAGGGCCTGCGGGCGGCGCTGCTCGACGGCCGCTTCAGCTGGGGGCCGGTGGCCGTGCTCGCCGCCTGGGCGGCCGCGGCCGGGGCGCTCGCCGCGCGTACCACCCGGCTCAACTGA